In Deltaproteobacteria bacterium, a single genomic region encodes these proteins:
- a CDS encoding SpoIIE family protein phosphatase, which yields MRKSISRSGKSQVPRRLKRLIEAHQCVADMESLETLLPMLLDLARNVTNAEAASYMRYDPKQDILEFACARDEVLGEEAAEILKKSVRLKMGEGIAGWVAQQRRSVIVKDARNDPRFSVQADKCTGFVTRNLLSVPLVYGKELLGVINVINSKEKPTFEQEDEEVLECFANLASTAIVRSRIFEARLRQQKLEVQLEAASQIQALFWPKLPEFGMGSHVWGVSVPAAFVGGDVYDIIPKNDGSWLVYVADVSDKGLAAALVMVALWTKLRDEGQTHEEVDELLEVVNNDMYDLLAKEGFFATIVVGRYWPESGKMELARGGHLPPVWVAGDGLIEVPHIEGMTLGVVPDARYEKKEIMLSPGESILLVTDGVTEAENEEGQLFGMSGLTEYLTRVKKPPYGKILLAEINEWRGNAQAADDLTMLEIWRDPP from the coding sequence TGAAGCGCACCAGTGCGTGGCAGACATGGAATCTCTCGAAACTCTGCTGCCGATGCTTCTTGATCTTGCCAGGAATGTGACCAACGCAGAGGCAGCTTCTTACATGCGCTATGACCCCAAACAGGATATCTTGGAGTTCGCCTGTGCCAGGGATGAAGTTTTGGGGGAAGAGGCAGCCGAGATTCTGAAAAAATCTGTGCGGCTCAAAATGGGAGAGGGAATCGCCGGGTGGGTTGCCCAACAAAGGAGATCTGTCATTGTCAAAGATGCCAGAAATGATCCCAGGTTCTCGGTACAGGCAGACAAGTGTACAGGATTTGTAACGCGTAATCTTCTCAGTGTTCCCCTGGTCTACGGCAAAGAGCTGCTGGGAGTCATAAATGTCATCAATTCGAAGGAGAAGCCGACCTTCGAGCAAGAAGACGAGGAAGTGCTGGAGTGTTTTGCCAATCTGGCAAGTACTGCGATTGTCAGATCCAGGATTTTCGAAGCACGTCTGAGACAGCAAAAGCTGGAGGTCCAGCTTGAAGCAGCATCGCAGATTCAGGCGTTATTCTGGCCCAAACTTCCCGAGTTCGGCATGGGAAGTCACGTCTGGGGCGTATCGGTTCCTGCCGCATTTGTCGGAGGCGATGTCTACGACATTATACCCAAAAACGACGGCAGCTGGCTTGTGTACGTGGCTGATGTCTCGGATAAAGGATTGGCTGCTGCCCTGGTGATGGTGGCGCTCTGGACCAAGCTCCGGGACGAAGGCCAGACGCACGAGGAGGTGGATGAGCTGCTGGAGGTGGTCAATAACGACATGTATGATCTGCTTGCCAAGGAAGGCTTTTTCGCCACCATCGTTGTTGGCAGGTACTGGCCGGAATCGGGAAAAATGGAGCTTGCCCGCGGCGGCCATTTGCCGCCAGTGTGGGTTGCGGGAGATGGACTTATAGAAGTGCCCCACATAGAGGGTATGACCCTGGGGGTGGTGCCTGATGCCAGGTACGAAAAGAAGGAGATCATGCTGTCGCCAGGGGAATCGATCCTTTTGGTTACAGACGGTGTGACCGAGGCAGAAAACGAAGAGGGCCAGCTGTTTGGCATGTCTGGTTTAACAGAGTATTTGACAAGGGTCAAAAAGCCCCCTTACGGAAAGATCCTGTTGGCCGAGATCAATGAATGGCGCGGCAATGCCCAGGCTGCAGATGACCTGACCATGTTGGAAATCTGGCGGGATCCGCCATAA